The Primulina huaijiensis isolate GDHJ02 chromosome 17, ASM1229523v2, whole genome shotgun sequence genome window below encodes:
- the LOC140962606 gene encoding uncharacterized protein, with the protein MLRQQLGSRTPAPKIGSPFSLAILEEGLPPNFRQSNVGEYDGHTDPEEHLGRFENAALLHQYSDGVKCSVFLGTLVRFASSKKHQKNYLSLFVVKQQEAETLREFVQRFNNAALEIPAATPDIMISAFTLGLRGGEFFKSLVKKPQSSYDDLLSRAEKYVNLEDAQRHKRMEQRPGRSRVEGAERGSRKRGAAEREDDKARGRGQISSHVPLDGSRDKVMEVRESEGRWEKSQRVEYSARLPSRDKREGSSSRSRQRSRSSPRRGQGPPWINQRIGEQRGEDLPQDPALSFGPEDLRGVVTPHNDALVVTATIANYDVARIFIDNGSSVNVLFKSTLDQMKVEGFEFEPVSTPLYGFAEHAILPLNQMFIPLSLGHEPLRIIKMMTFTVVDTPSAYNGILGRPALKDFRAVASIYHQKLKFSVGKGVRVLCGDQKVARRCYERIVKEEEKRGREHSHGSLSSVLQL; encoded by the exons ATGTTGAGGCAGCAGTTGGGAAGCAGAACGCCGGCACCCAAAATAGGAAGTCCTTTTTCACTAGCCATTTTAGAAGAAGGGCTTCCTCCAAATTTTCGACAGTCGAATGTGGGTGAGTACGATGGACATACTGAccccgaggaacacttggggaggTTTGAGAATGCTGCCCTGTTACATCAATATTCAGATGGGGTCAAGTGCAGTGTGTTtctgggcacgttggtgag ATTCGCTAGCAGcaaaaaacaccaaaaaaacTATTTGAGCCTGTTTGTGGTGAAACAACAAGAAGCTGAAACGTTGCGAGAGTTTGTCCAACGTTTCAACAACGCAGCGTTGGAGATACCAGCTGCCACtcctgacatcatgataagtgcctttacccTGGGACTTAGAGGAGGAGAGTTCTTTAAATCGTTAGTGAAGAAACCTCAATCAAGTTATGATGATCTGTTATCACGGgcggaaaaatatgtaaatctcgAAGATGCCCAACGGCATAAGAGGATGGAGCAGCGACCTGGGAGAAGTAGAGTTGAGGGAGCGGAAAGAGGAAGTAGGAAGAGAGGCGCGGCCGAGAGGGAGGATGATAAGGCTAGGGGCAGAGGACAAATCTCATCCCATGTTCCTCTGGATGGGAGTCGGGACAAGGTGATGGAAGTGAGGGAGTCCGAGGGGAGGTGGGAGAAGTCGCAAAGGGTTGAGTACAGTGCTAGATTGCCTTCGCGGGATAAACGAGAAGGATCCTCATCCAGGAGTCGACAAAGGTCTCGCTCGTCCCCTAGGCGTGGTCAAGGCCCTCCATGGATAAATCAGAGGATTGGGGAGCAGAGAGGGGAAG ACTTACCACAAGACCCCGCCCTCAGCTTTGGGCCGGAAGACCTCCGAGGTGTTGTGACTCCacataacgatgccttggtggtAACGGCCACAATTGCCAATTATGATGTGGCGaggatatttattgataatggaagctccgTGAACGTCTTGTTCAAAAGCACGTTGGATCAAATGAAGGTGGAGggatttgagtttgagccgGTCTCCACCCCGCTGTATGGGTTTGCAGAACACGCCATCCTGCCTTTGAATCAGATGTTCATCCCTCTATCTTTGGGACACGAACCTCTGCGTATAATAAAGATGATGACATTTACCGTGGTGGACACCCCATCCGCTTACAATGGAATTCTGGGGCGACCAGCCCTAAAAGATTTCAGAGCAGTAGCGTCCATATATCATCAGAAGCTGAAGTTTTCTGTGGGGAAGGGGGTTAGAGTCTTGTGCGGGGACCAGAAGGTCGCGCGTCGGTGTTATGAAAGAATCGtgaaggaagaagaaaagagaggTCGCGAGCATTCGCATGGAAGCTTAAGCTCAGTCTTACAGTTGTAG